The proteins below come from a single Rhizobium sp. BT04 genomic window:
- a CDS encoding alpha/beta fold hydrolase has product MRVTAIATLTFFSMFLTFTGAQSAERWAELPAFPSMPAAKTSGMADVNDIKMYYAEYGEGEPILFIHGGLGNAEVWGHQVADFAKDHLVIVADSRGHGRSTRSQQPFGYDLMTSDYVALLDFLKIDKVTLVGWSDGGIIGIDMAMKHPEKLTRVIAQAANVTTDGVKADVMDNKTFNDYINVAGEQYRKLSPTPNEYDAFVKQISDMWATQPAWTAADLAKISVPVTLAIGDHDEAVKLDHTEMMAKQIPGAKLVILKDVSHFAMLQDPAAYDGMIRGAMAGR; this is encoded by the coding sequence ATGCGCGTAACCGCGATCGCAACACTGACGTTCTTTTCGATGTTCCTGACTTTTACAGGCGCTCAATCGGCCGAGCGCTGGGCCGAGCTTCCGGCCTTTCCTTCGATGCCGGCGGCCAAGACCAGCGGCATGGCCGATGTCAACGACATCAAGATGTATTACGCCGAATATGGTGAAGGCGAGCCGATCCTCTTCATTCACGGCGGACTCGGAAATGCCGAGGTCTGGGGTCATCAGGTCGCCGATTTTGCCAAGGACCACCTGGTCATCGTTGCCGATAGCCGCGGCCACGGGCGTTCGACGCGCAGCCAGCAGCCCTTCGGCTACGACCTGATGACATCGGATTATGTGGCACTTCTCGACTTTCTGAAGATCGACAAGGTGACGCTTGTCGGATGGTCGGACGGCGGCATTATCGGCATCGACATGGCGATGAAACACCCGGAAAAATTGACCCGCGTCATTGCCCAGGCAGCCAATGTCACAACGGACGGCGTCAAGGCCGACGTCATGGACAACAAGACCTTCAACGACTACATCAACGTCGCCGGCGAGCAATACCGGAAGCTTTCGCCGACGCCGAACGAATACGACGCCTTCGTCAAGCAGATCTCCGACATGTGGGCGACCCAGCCGGCCTGGACGGCCGCCGATCTAGCCAAGATCTCGGTGCCGGTCACGCTTGCCATCGGCGATCATGATGAAGCCGTAAAGCTCGACCATACGGAAATGATGGCAAAGCAGATTCCGGGCGCCAAACTCGTCATCCTGAAGGATGTGAGCCATTTCGCCATGCTGCAGGATCCGGCAGCTTATGATGGGATGATCCGGGGCGCCATGGCGGGCCGTTGA
- a CDS encoding trimeric intracellular cation channel family protein: MSLLVYLDYAGIALFAATGALAASRKQLDLIGFLFFAMVTGTGGGTVRDIVLGRVPVFWVLNPAYILVCCIMGVIVFFTAHLLESRYRLLIWLDAIGLAAYCVIGAAKGLAATGSPTIAIVTGTLTATFGGILRDLMANEPSVLLRPEIYVTAALIGAGVFTLANALGMPLYLASACGVVAAFAVRGGALWFGWTFPTYRHKPGRHPDDVM; the protein is encoded by the coding sequence ATGTCCTTGCTCGTCTATCTCGATTATGCCGGCATTGCGCTGTTTGCCGCGACAGGCGCGCTTGCCGCCTCGCGCAAGCAGCTGGATCTGATCGGTTTTCTGTTTTTCGCCATGGTGACGGGAACGGGCGGCGGCACCGTGCGCGATATCGTGCTCGGCCGCGTGCCGGTCTTCTGGGTGTTGAACCCCGCCTATATCCTCGTCTGCTGTATCATGGGCGTCATCGTCTTCTTCACCGCCCACCTGCTGGAATCGCGCTATCGCCTGCTGATCTGGCTGGATGCGATCGGCCTTGCCGCCTATTGCGTGATCGGCGCTGCCAAGGGCCTCGCCGCCACCGGCTCGCCGACGATCGCGATCGTCACCGGCACGCTGACGGCGACCTTCGGCGGCATTCTGCGCGATCTGATGGCAAACGAGCCTTCGGTGTTGTTGCGGCCGGAAATCTACGTGACCGCAGCCCTCATCGGCGCCGGCGTATTCACGCTCGCCAATGCGCTGGGGATGCCGCTCTATCTGGCGTCTGCCTGTGGTGTCGTCGCAGCCTTTGCCGTGCGCGGCGGCGCCCTGTGGTTCGGCTGGACCTTCCCGACTTACAGGCACAAGCCCGGCCGGCATCCCGACGATGTCATGTGA
- the irrA gene encoding iron response transcriptional regulator IrrA has protein sequence MTGALPIAIEVRLRGAGLRPTRQRVALGDLLFAKGDRHLTVEELHEEAVAAGVPVSLATVYNTLHQFTEAGLIRVLAVESARTYFDTNVSDHHHFFIEGENEVLDIPVSNLTIGNLPEPPEGMEIAHVDVVIRLRAKQG, from the coding sequence ATGACGGGTGCACTCCCGATCGCAATAGAGGTAAGGCTGCGCGGTGCGGGCCTGCGCCCCACCCGCCAGCGTGTCGCGCTCGGCGACCTCCTGTTTGCCAAGGGCGACCGGCATTTGACTGTCGAGGAACTGCATGAGGAGGCGGTTGCCGCCGGCGTGCCGGTCTCACTGGCAACCGTCTACAACACGCTGCACCAGTTCACCGAAGCCGGCCTCATCCGCGTTCTCGCCGTCGAGAGCGCCAGGACCTATTTCGACACCAATGTTTCCGACCATCACCATTTCTTCATCGAAGGTGAGAACGAAGTGCTCGACATTCCCGTCAGCAACCTGACGATCGGCAATCTTCCGGAACCGCCTGAGGGGATGGAGATCGCCCATGTCGACGTGGTGATCCGCCTGCGGGCAAAGCAGGGCTGA
- the rbfA gene encoding 30S ribosome-binding factor RbfA — MTRATSSAPSQRMLRVGEQVRAAITQVLQRGEVRDDVIEATVISISEVRMSPDLKIATAYVTPLGVSDHSVVIEALNRHARFIRGRLGQQLRQMKYMPEVRFRDDTSFDNYKKIDELLRSPEVSRDLDGDNDEQ; from the coding sequence ATGACCAGAGCAACTTCTTCCGCGCCTTCGCAGCGCATGCTGCGCGTTGGCGAACAGGTTCGCGCCGCTATCACCCAGGTGCTGCAGCGCGGCGAAGTGCGCGACGACGTCATCGAAGCGACCGTGATCTCGATCTCGGAAGTGCGCATGTCGCCCGACCTCAAGATCGCCACCGCCTATGTGACGCCGCTCGGCGTTTCCGACCACAGCGTGGTCATCGAGGCGTTGAACCGTCATGCGCGGTTTATCCGCGGCCGGCTCGGGCAGCAGCTTCGACAGATGAAATACATGCCGGAGGTGCGCTTCCGCGACGATACCAGCTTCGACAACTACAAGAAGATCGACGAACTGCTGCGTTCGCCTGAGGTAAGCCGCGACCTCGACGGCGATAATGACGAACAATAA
- the fabB gene encoding beta-ketoacyl-ACP synthase I gives MRRVVVTGLGVVSSIGNDAAEVTESLRQAKSGISFSSDFAEHGFKCQVWGSPKLGAAELAELVDRRAMRFLSQGGAWNHVAMKQALADSGLEEKDYAQNERAGIIMGSGGPSTRTLIEAAEITVKNNSPKRIGPFAVPKAMSSTASATLATWFKIHGVNYSISSACSTSAHCIGNAAEMIQWGKQDVMFAGGHEDLDWTMSNLFDAMGAMSSKYNDTPDTASRAYDVNRDGFVIAGGAGVLVLEELEHAKARGAKIYAEIVGYGATSDGYDMVAPSGEGAIRCMRQALASVKGDVDYVNTHGTSTPVGDSKEIGAIREVFGSKIPHIQSTKSLTGHSLGAAGVQESIYSLLMMQHGFIGESAHITELDPEFEGVPIVRKRIDDAKIDIALSNSFGFGGTNATLVFQRYNG, from the coding sequence ATGAGACGGGTAGTTGTCACGGGTCTGGGTGTCGTGTCCTCGATCGGGAACGACGCCGCCGAAGTCACCGAATCCTTGCGGCAGGCAAAGTCGGGTATTTCCTTCTCGAGCGATTTCGCCGAGCACGGCTTCAAGTGCCAGGTTTGGGGCAGCCCCAAGCTCGGCGCGGCGGAACTGGCCGAACTGGTCGATCGTCGCGCCATGCGCTTCCTGTCGCAGGGCGGCGCCTGGAACCATGTGGCCATGAAGCAGGCACTCGCCGATTCAGGCCTGGAAGAGAAGGACTACGCTCAGAATGAACGCGCCGGCATCATCATGGGCTCCGGCGGTCCGTCGACCCGCACCCTGATCGAGGCGGCCGAGATCACCGTCAAGAACAACAGCCCGAAGCGCATCGGCCCCTTCGCCGTGCCGAAGGCGATGTCCTCGACCGCATCGGCCACACTCGCCACCTGGTTCAAGATCCACGGCGTCAACTATTCGATCTCGTCGGCCTGCTCGACCTCGGCGCATTGCATCGGCAACGCCGCCGAGATGATCCAGTGGGGCAAGCAGGACGTGATGTTTGCCGGCGGCCACGAGGATCTCGACTGGACGATGTCCAACCTCTTCGACGCCATGGGCGCCATGTCCTCCAAGTACAACGATACGCCCGACACCGCCTCGCGCGCCTATGACGTCAACCGCGACGGTTTCGTCATCGCCGGCGGCGCCGGGGTGCTGGTGCTCGAGGAACTGGAGCACGCCAAGGCCCGCGGCGCCAAGATCTACGCCGAAATCGTCGGCTACGGCGCAACCTCGGATGGTTACGACATGGTCGCCCCCTCCGGCGAGGGCGCCATCCGCTGCATGCGCCAGGCGCTTGCCTCGGTCAAAGGCGACGTCGACTACGTCAATACCCACGGCACGTCGACGCCGGTCGGCGACAGCAAGGAAATCGGCGCCATCCGCGAGGTATTCGGCTCCAAAATCCCCCATATCCAGTCGACCAAGTCGCTGACCGGTCATTCGCTGGGTGCTGCCGGCGTGCAGGAATCGATCTATTCCCTGCTGATGATGCAGCACGGTTTCATCGGCGAAAGCGCCCATATCACCGAACTCGATCCCGAATTCGAAGGCGTGCCGATCGTGCGCAAGCGGATCGACGATGCGAAGATCGACATTGCCCTCTCCAACTCCTTCGGCTTCGGCGGCACCAACGCCACGCTGGTCTTCCAGCGTTATAACGGATAA
- the pnp gene encoding polyribonucleotide nucleotidyltransferase, whose protein sequence is MFDTHTVEIEWAGRPLKLETGKIARQADGAVLATYGETVVLATVVSAKAPKPGQDFFPLTVNYQEKTYAAGKIPGGYFKREGRPSENETLVSRLIDRPIRPLFPEGYKNDTQVVVTVIQHDLENNPDILSMVATSAALTLSGVPFMGPVGGARVGYINGEYVLNPHLDEMDESSLDLVVAGTYDAVLMVESEAKELNEEVMLGAVMFGHKGFQPVLDAIIKLAEVAAKEPRDFQPEDYSALENEMLGLAEGELRQAYKITQKADRYAAVDAVKAKVKAHFLPEEGEAKYTAEEVGAIFKHLQAKIVRWNILDTKSRIDGRDLETVRPIVSEVGLLPRTHGSALFTRGETQAIVVATLGTGEDEQYVDSLTGMYKERFLLHYNFPPYSVGETGRMGSPGRREIGHGKLAWRAIRPMLPTPEQFPYTLRVVSEITESNGSSSMATVCGTSLALMDAGVPLAKPVAGIAMGLILEGDRFAVLSDILGDEDHLGDMDFKVAGTADGITSLQMDIKIAGITEEIMKVALGQAQGGRAHILGEMAKAITESRGQLGEFAPRIEVMNIPVDKIREVIGSGGKVIREIVEKTGAKINIEDDGTVKIASSSGKEIEAARKWIHSIVAEPEIGQIYEGTVVKTADFGAFVNFFGARDGLVHISQLASERVAKTQDVVKEGDKVWVKLLGFDERGKVRLSMKVVDQATGQEIANEKKKEEAAE, encoded by the coding sequence ATGTTTGATACACACACAGTCGAAATCGAGTGGGCCGGCCGCCCGCTGAAGCTCGAAACCGGCAAGATCGCCCGTCAGGCCGACGGCGCCGTTCTCGCCACCTACGGCGAAACCGTCGTTCTCGCCACCGTCGTCTCGGCCAAGGCGCCGAAGCCCGGCCAGGACTTCTTCCCGCTCACCGTCAACTACCAGGAAAAGACCTACGCAGCCGGCAAGATCCCCGGTGGCTATTTCAAGCGCGAGGGACGTCCGAGCGAGAACGAGACCCTCGTTTCCCGCCTGATCGACCGCCCGATCCGCCCGCTCTTCCCGGAAGGCTACAAGAACGACACGCAGGTCGTCGTTACCGTCATCCAGCACGACCTTGAAAACAACCCGGATATCCTGTCGATGGTTGCCACTTCGGCGGCACTGACGCTCTCCGGCGTTCCCTTCATGGGCCCGGTCGGCGGTGCGCGCGTCGGCTACATCAACGGCGAATACGTTCTCAACCCGCATCTCGACGAGATGGACGAATCGAGCCTCGACCTCGTCGTCGCCGGCACCTACGATGCCGTGTTGATGGTTGAATCCGAAGCCAAGGAACTCAACGAAGAGGTCATGCTCGGCGCCGTCATGTTCGGCCACAAGGGCTTCCAGCCGGTTCTCGACGCGATCATCAAGCTCGCCGAAGTGGCAGCCAAGGAGCCGCGCGACTTCCAGCCGGAAGACTACTCGGCTCTCGAAAACGAGATGCTCGGCCTTGCCGAAGGTGAGCTTCGGCAAGCCTACAAGATCACCCAGAAGGCCGACCGCTACGCCGCCGTCGACGCTGTCAAGGCGAAGGTGAAGGCGCATTTCCTGCCCGAGGAAGGCGAGGCCAAGTACACGGCCGAAGAAGTCGGCGCGATCTTCAAGCACCTGCAGGCGAAGATCGTCCGCTGGAACATCCTCGACACCAAGAGCCGCATCGACGGCCGCGACCTCGAAACCGTTCGTCCGATCGTTTCGGAAGTCGGCCTTCTGCCGCGCACGCACGGTTCGGCGCTGTTTACCCGCGGTGAAACGCAGGCGATCGTGGTTGCCACGCTTGGCACCGGCGAAGACGAGCAGTATGTCGACAGCCTGACGGGCATGTACAAGGAGCGCTTCCTGCTCCATTACAACTTCCCTCCCTACTCGGTTGGCGAAACCGGCCGCATGGGCTCCCCGGGCCGCCGCGAAATCGGCCACGGCAAGCTCGCATGGCGGGCGATCCGTCCGATGCTGCCGACGCCTGAGCAGTTCCCCTACACGCTGCGCGTCGTCTCGGAGATCACCGAGTCGAACGGCTCGTCCTCGATGGCCACCGTCTGCGGCACGTCGCTCGCTCTGATGGACGCCGGCGTTCCGCTGGCAAAGCCGGTTGCCGGCATCGCCATGGGTCTGATCCTGGAAGGCGATCGCTTCGCCGTCCTCTCCGACATTCTCGGCGACGAGGACCACCTCGGCGACATGGACTTCAAGGTCGCCGGTACCGCCGACGGCATCACCTCGCTGCAGATGGACATCAAGATCGCCGGCATCACCGAAGAGATCATGAAGGTCGCTCTCGGCCAGGCCCAGGGCGGTCGCGCCCACATTCTCGGCGAAATGGCGAAGGCCATCACCGAAAGCCGCGGCCAGCTCGGCGAATTCGCTCCGCGCATCGAAGTCATGAACATCCCGGTCGACAAGATCCGTGAAGTCATCGGCTCCGGCGGCAAGGTCATTCGTGAAATCGTCGAAAAGACCGGTGCGAAGATCAACATCGAGGACGACGGCACCGTTAAGATCGCCTCCTCCTCCGGCAAAGAGATCGAAGCGGCCCGCAAGTGGATCCACTCGATCGTTGCCGAGCCCGAGATCGGCCAGATCTACGAAGGCACGGTTGTCAAGACCGCCGACTTCGGCGCCTTCGTCAACTTCTTCGGCGCCCGCGACGGTCTCGTTCACATCTCGCAGCTTGCTTCCGAGCGTGTTGCCAAGACCCAGGACGTCGTCAAGGAAGGCGACAAGGTCTGGGTCAAGCTGCTCGGCTTCGACGAACGCGGCAAGGTTCGCCTGTCGATGAAGGTCGTCGACCAGGCCACCGGCCAGGAAATTGCGAACGAGAAGAAGAAGGAAGAAGCGGCCGAATAA
- the fabI gene encoding enoyl-ACP reductase FabI, with product MTGIMQGKRGLIMGVANNHSIAWGISKALAAQGAELAFTYQGDALGKRVKPLAAEVNSDFVLPCDVEDVASVDALVDALSERWGKLDFIVHAIGFSDKNELKGLYADTTRENFSRTMVISCFSFTEIAKRCAPLMEDGGAMLTLTYNGSTRVIPNYNVMGVAKAALEASVRYLAADYGPRGIRVNAISAGPIRTLAGAGISDARAILSWNQRNAPLRKTVTIDQVGNSALYLLSDLSAGVTGEIHFVDAGFNVTSMPTLETLRRADVE from the coding sequence ATGACGGGAATCATGCAGGGTAAGCGCGGCCTCATCATGGGCGTCGCAAACAACCATTCGATCGCCTGGGGGATTTCAAAAGCGCTCGCCGCGCAGGGTGCGGAACTCGCCTTCACCTATCAGGGCGATGCGCTCGGCAAGCGCGTCAAGCCGCTGGCTGCCGAGGTCAACTCGGATTTCGTGCTGCCCTGCGATGTCGAAGATGTCGCCTCGGTCGATGCCCTGGTCGACGCGCTCAGTGAGCGCTGGGGCAAGCTCGATTTCATCGTCCACGCCATCGGTTTTTCCGACAAGAACGAGCTGAAGGGTCTCTACGCCGATACGACGCGGGAGAATTTCAGCCGCACCATGGTCATTTCCTGTTTCTCCTTCACCGAGATCGCCAAGCGCTGCGCTCCGCTGATGGAAGACGGCGGTGCGATGTTGACCCTGACCTATAACGGCTCGACCCGCGTCATTCCGAATTACAACGTCATGGGCGTCGCCAAGGCAGCACTCGAGGCTTCGGTGCGCTATCTCGCCGCCGACTACGGCCCGCGCGGCATCCGCGTCAATGCCATATCAGCCGGTCCGATCCGCACGCTCGCCGGCGCCGGCATCTCCGATGCGCGCGCGATCCTCTCCTGGAACCAGCGTAATGCGCCGCTGCGCAAGACCGTGACCATCGATCAGGTCGGCAATTCGGCTCTTTACCTGCTCTCCGATCTTTCCGCCGGCGTTACCGGCGAGATCCATTTTGTCGACGCCGGCTTCAACGTCACCTCGATGCCGACACTGGAAACGCTGCGCAGGGCAGACGTCGAGTAA
- the truB gene encoding tRNA pseudouridine(55) synthase TruB, giving the protein MSKPRKPKGRPISGWLILDKPVDFGSTEAVSKIKWLYKAQKAGHAGTLDPLASGMLPIALGDATKTVPYVMDGRKIYEFTVSWGEERATDDLEGEVTESSDKRPSEQQIRDILPGYIGTISQVPPQFSAIKISGERAYDLAREGEVVEIPSREVEIFRLTLLACPDADTAHFEVECGKGTYVRALARDFGRELGCYGHVSGLRRTFVAPFSEEAMVPLANLVALGAIEDMDERLAALDTLLIDTCEALSALPHLVINDDQAHRLKMGNPILVRGRDAPVAESEAYATARGRLIAIGEIGQGEFRPKRVFG; this is encoded by the coding sequence ATGTCCAAACCACGCAAACCCAAGGGCCGACCGATTTCCGGCTGGCTGATCCTCGACAAGCCGGTGGATTTCGGCTCGACGGAAGCCGTTTCCAAGATCAAGTGGCTCTACAAGGCGCAGAAGGCCGGTCATGCCGGCACGCTCGATCCGCTTGCCTCCGGCATGCTGCCGATCGCGCTCGGCGATGCGACGAAGACCGTTCCCTATGTGATGGACGGCCGCAAGATCTATGAATTTACGGTGAGCTGGGGCGAAGAGCGCGCCACCGACGATCTCGAGGGCGAAGTGACCGAGAGCTCGGACAAGCGTCCCAGCGAACAGCAGATCCGCGATATCCTGCCTGGATATATCGGCACCATCAGCCAGGTGCCGCCGCAGTTTTCGGCCATCAAGATATCGGGTGAACGCGCCTATGATCTGGCGCGCGAAGGCGAAGTCGTCGAAATCCCCTCGCGCGAGGTCGAGATCTTCCGGCTGACATTGCTCGCCTGCCCGGATGCCGATACCGCGCATTTCGAAGTGGAATGCGGCAAGGGCACCTATGTCAGGGCGCTGGCGCGCGATTTCGGCCGAGAGCTCGGCTGCTACGGCCATGTATCCGGGCTGCGGCGCACCTTCGTCGCGCCCTTTTCGGAAGAGGCCATGGTGCCGCTCGCAAACCTCGTGGCGCTGGGGGCGATCGAAGATATGGACGAGCGGCTGGCGGCCCTCGACACGCTGCTGATCGACACTTGCGAGGCGCTGTCGGCCCTGCCCCATCTCGTCATCAACGACGATCAGGCGCACCGGCTGAAGATGGGCAACCCAATCCTGGTGCGTGGCCGCGATGCGCCGGTTGCCGAAAGCGAAGCCTATGCGACCGCCCGCGGCAGGCTGATCGCGATCGGCGAGATCGGTCAGGGCGAGTTTCGCCCAAAGCGGGTTTTCGGCTGA
- a CDS encoding class I SAM-dependent methyltransferase — MSRETLKTLFHPFASGTVQAPGEGERVLFLGAEAGFALPEGFAASLSAVQGFRPLYRQLLAQRIEAKPEIDGEDYDAALVLCTKHKGENEANLAAAIARTRLGGLIVVAGAKEDGIQPLRKRMEGFNLAVDYMPKYHGVAFWFGRPADADEIISKLAKALVRVDGRFNATAGMFSHDRIDAGSELLASRLPQDFAGDVADFGAGWGYLSVELAQRSRGLTRLDLYEADHAALEAARDNLAENCPNAPARFFWHDLAGEPVKDKYDLVIMNPPFHEGHAAEPALGQAMIKTAASALRGGGRLMLVANRGLPYEPVLAANFRESGETCRNARFKVLWAKK; from the coding sequence ATGAGCCGCGAAACGCTGAAGACCCTGTTCCATCCCTTTGCCAGCGGCACAGTCCAGGCGCCCGGCGAGGGCGAGCGCGTGCTTTTCCTCGGCGCCGAGGCAGGCTTTGCGCTGCCGGAGGGTTTTGCCGCCTCGCTCAGCGCCGTCCAGGGCTTCCGGCCGCTCTACCGGCAGCTGCTGGCGCAGCGGATCGAAGCAAAGCCCGAGATCGACGGCGAGGACTACGATGCCGCCCTGGTGCTCTGCACCAAGCACAAGGGCGAGAACGAGGCCAATCTCGCCGCGGCGATCGCCCGCACGCGGCTCGGCGGTCTGATCGTCGTTGCCGGCGCGAAGGAAGACGGCATCCAGCCGCTGCGCAAGCGGATGGAAGGTTTCAATCTCGCAGTCGACTACATGCCGAAATATCACGGCGTCGCTTTCTGGTTCGGCCGGCCGGCGGATGCCGACGAGATCATTTCCAAGCTGGCAAAAGCGCTGGTGCGCGTCGACGGCCGTTTCAATGCCACCGCCGGCATGTTCTCGCATGACCGGATCGATGCCGGATCGGAACTGCTCGCCTCGCGCCTGCCGCAGGATTTCGCCGGCGACGTTGCGGATTTTGGCGCCGGATGGGGCTATCTCTCCGTCGAACTGGCGCAGAGATCGCGTGGACTGACCCGCCTCGACCTCTACGAGGCCGATCACGCGGCTCTGGAGGCCGCCAGAGACAATCTAGCGGAGAATTGCCCGAACGCGCCTGCGCGCTTCTTCTGGCACGATCTGGCGGGCGAGCCGGTCAAGGACAAATACGATCTCGTCATCATGAACCCGCCCTTCCATGAGGGGCACGCAGCCGAGCCGGCGCTCGGCCAGGCCATGATCAAGACCGCCGCATCCGCCCTTCGCGGCGGCGGCCGGCTGATGCTGGTCGCCAATCGCGGCCTGCCCTACGAGCCGGTTCTGGCGGCGAATTTCCGAGAAAGCGGCGAAACCTGCCGCAACGCCCGTTTCAAGGTTCTCTGGGCGAAGAAGTAA
- the rpsO gene encoding 30S ribosomal protein S15 codes for MSITAERKAALIKEYATVEGDTGSPEVQVAILTERINNLTEHFKDHKKDNHSRRGLLTMVSSRRSLLDYLKKKDEGRYSKLITSLGIRR; via the coding sequence ATGTCGATCACTGCTGAGCGCAAGGCTGCGCTGATCAAGGAATATGCGACCGTTGAAGGCGATACCGGTTCTCCGGAAGTCCAGGTTGCGATCCTGACCGAACGCATCAACAACCTGACCGAACACTTCAAGGACCACAAGAAGGATAACCATTCCCGCCGTGGCCTGCTGACGATGGTTTCGAGCCGCCGCTCGCTTCTTGACTATCTCAAGAAGAAGGATGAAGGCCGCTATTCCAAGCTGATCACCAGCCTGGGTATCCGCCGCTAA
- the fabA gene encoding 3-hydroxyacyl-[acyl-carrier-protein] dehydratase FabA, which produces MTTRQSSFSYDELIACAHGELFGPGNAQLPLPPMLMVHRITDISETGGTFDKGYLRAEYDVRPDDWYFPCHFEGNPIMPGCLGLDGMWQLTGFFLGWLGEEGRGMALSTGEVKFKGMVKPHTKLIEYGIDFKRVMRGRLVLGTADGWLKADGETIYQAADLRVGLSKDKTA; this is translated from the coding sequence ATGACGACCAGACAGTCCAGCTTCTCGTACGACGAACTCATCGCCTGCGCACATGGCGAGCTGTTCGGGCCCGGCAATGCGCAGCTTCCCCTGCCGCCCATGCTGATGGTTCACCGCATCACCGACATTTCCGAAACCGGCGGGACCTTCGACAAAGGCTATCTCAGGGCCGAATACGACGTGCGTCCCGACGACTGGTATTTCCCCTGCCATTTCGAAGGCAATCCGATCATGCCGGGCTGCCTCGGCCTCGACGGCATGTGGCAGCTGACCGGTTTCTTCCTCGGCTGGCTCGGCGAGGAAGGCCGCGGCATGGCGCTTTCAACCGGCGAAGTGAAATTCAAGGGCATGGTCAAGCCTCATACGAAGCTGATCGAATATGGCATCGACTTCAAGCGTGTCATGCGCGGCCGTCTGGTCCTCGGCACGGCCGACGGCTGGCTGAAGGCGGACGGCGAGACCATATATCAGGCGGCCGACCTTCGCGTCGGTCTCTCTAAAGACAAGACGGCCTGA